The segment CCACATTTCTACCTGGTTGCCTCTGGCGTTCAATGTGATTTTACTTTCTCCACCGTCCCAGCCAACGGTTCCTCCCATGGCTTCTACAATGGCACGAATCGGTACCATGGTTCGACCGGAGGTGATGATGGGCACAGTGCCACGACCTGGATCGATTTCTTCGGCAACGCCGTTAACGATCATATGGGGCTTATCAATGGT is part of the Tindallia magadiensis genome and harbors:
- a CDS encoding copper amine oxidase N-terminal domain-containing protein gives rise to the protein TIDKPHMIVNGVAEEIDPGRGTVPIITSGRTMVPIRAIVEAMGGTVGWDGGESKITLNARGNQVEMWLNRNEIRANGSMGRMDVAPVSIGGRTFVPLRFSTDNLDARAEWINSTREVVIIF